The following proteins come from a genomic window of Maribacter sp. HTCC2170:
- a CDS encoding molybdopterin-dependent oxidoreductase, whose translation MYTSLTNRRSFIKKMATAAAMTAAATMFPGIIFASEQEVNIPKGGNLDWKKGPCRFCGVGCGILVGVEHGKAVAVKGDPNSAVNKGLLCVKGYHQTMCIQAKDRLTHALVKKNGTYVKTPIGEALDIVADKMKETIENHGKDSVAMYTSGQSTIPEGYVASKLMKGAIGTNNLDCNARLCMASAVTGFLTTFGADEPMGCYEDIEYADYFITWGNNMAEMHPVLFSRMLEQKNRRGAKIIDFATRTTRSSTVSNRSILFEPQTDLAVANAICYEIINNGWVNKSFVEKHCNFSKGLTNIGYGLEDKFKFNDKPEKIDFEAYKNFLEDYTPEKVAKYSKVSVKDIKYLAAIYGDPNKKVVSYWCMGMNQHTRGTWMNNLVYNIHLLTGKISQPGNGPFSLTGQPSACGTAREVGTFTHKLPKGVVMNEKHRRLAAKIWKVPYERIPSKPTYHTTEMFRAVDRGEIKFIWTQVTNPLVSLPKTSRYRPAMEKESCFVVVSDVFPTPTSDVADVILPASWHIEKDGLYGNSERRTQHWNKMVEGPGETTPDAWMTIEVAKRMGYGDLFPYSEENHVEEIYNEYRQFHEGAKHGMAPLEVLKKESGVIWPYVEGKSTQWRFNAKYDPACKNGEDFEFYGKPDGKAIIWQRPYEPAPEIPDEEYPFWLNTGRVIEHWHTGSMTRRIPVLHKAMPSAYAEFHPDDARAMGIRNGEKIKVVSRRGSCVLPASINERGLPTKGQVFVPFFDENMMINDVTLDSFCPISKEPDFKKCAVKIEKA comes from the coding sequence ATGTATACCTCTCTTACTAATAGACGAAGTTTTATTAAAAAAATGGCTACTGCTGCTGCGATGACGGCTGCAGCTACTATGTTTCCGGGGATTATTTTCGCTTCTGAGCAGGAAGTGAATATTCCAAAAGGAGGTAATCTAGACTGGAAAAAAGGACCTTGTCGTTTTTGTGGGGTTGGTTGTGGAATTTTGGTCGGCGTTGAGCATGGAAAAGCCGTGGCGGTTAAAGGGGATCCTAATAGTGCCGTTAACAAAGGTTTACTTTGTGTTAAAGGGTATCACCAGACCATGTGTATTCAGGCAAAAGACAGGTTAACACATGCCTTGGTAAAGAAAAACGGGACATATGTCAAAACACCAATTGGGGAAGCTTTGGATATTGTAGCTGATAAAATGAAGGAGACCATTGAAAATCATGGTAAAGATTCTGTCGCCATGTATACCTCTGGACAGTCAACAATTCCGGAAGGTTATGTCGCATCAAAGCTTATGAAGGGTGCTATAGGAACCAATAACTTGGATTGTAATGCTCGTTTATGCATGGCCAGTGCAGTGACCGGTTTTTTAACCACTTTTGGTGCTGATGAGCCCATGGGCTGTTACGAGGATATAGAATATGCTGACTATTTTATTACATGGGGTAATAACATGGCCGAAATGCATCCTGTACTATTCTCTAGAATGTTAGAGCAAAAAAATCGAAGAGGGGCCAAAATCATTGATTTTGCTACAAGAACAACTCGATCAAGTACAGTTTCGAATAGGTCTATTTTATTTGAGCCTCAAACAGATTTGGCTGTTGCCAATGCTATTTGCTATGAAATCATTAATAATGGATGGGTAAATAAATCGTTTGTAGAAAAGCACTGTAATTTTAGCAAAGGACTTACTAATATAGGGTATGGCCTTGAAGACAAATTCAAATTTAATGACAAGCCCGAAAAAATAGATTTTGAAGCGTATAAGAATTTTTTAGAAGACTACACGCCAGAAAAAGTCGCGAAGTATTCGAAAGTTTCCGTAAAGGACATAAAATATTTAGCTGCTATATATGGTGACCCAAATAAGAAAGTGGTTTCTTATTGGTGCATGGGAATGAATCAACACACTAGAGGTACGTGGATGAATAATTTAGTATATAATATTCATTTACTTACCGGTAAAATTTCACAACCGGGTAATGGCCCATTTTCATTGACCGGTCAGCCTTCTGCATGTGGTACGGCAAGGGAAGTAGGGACTTTTACACATAAATTACCTAAAGGAGTGGTGATGAACGAGAAGCATCGTCGTTTGGCAGCCAAAATATGGAAAGTACCCTACGAACGTATTCCTTCAAAACCGACCTACCATACAACAGAAATGTTTAGGGCGGTAGACCGTGGTGAAATTAAATTTATATGGACCCAGGTCACAAACCCTTTGGTTTCTTTACCCAAGACGAGTAGATATCGCCCCGCGATGGAAAAAGAATCCTGTTTTGTTGTGGTTTCTGATGTGTTTCCAACGCCAACATCGGATGTAGCGGATGTAATCTTACCAGCTTCTTGGCATATTGAAAAAGATGGATTATACGGAAATTCTGAGCGCAGAACCCAACATTGGAATAAAATGGTGGAAGGCCCCGGAGAAACTACTCCAGATGCCTGGATGACTATTGAAGTTGCTAAAAGAATGGGTTATGGGGATTTGTTTCCTTATAGTGAAGAGAACCATGTTGAAGAAATTTATAATGAATACCGTCAGTTCCACGAAGGGGCAAAACATGGTATGGCTCCGTTAGAAGTACTTAAAAAGGAATCAGGTGTAATTTGGCCTTATGTAGAGGGCAAATCCACCCAATGGCGTTTCAACGCCAAATACGATCCTGCATGTAAAAATGGTGAAGATTTTGAATTTTACGGTAAACCAGATGGTAAGGCCATTATTTGGCAGCGTCCATATGAACCTGCACCCGAAATCCCTGATGAAGAATACCCATTCTGGTTAAATACTGGACGAGTAATTGAACATTGGCATACCGGATCAATGACTCGTAGAATTCCCGTGCTGCACAAGGCAATGCCAAGCGCCTATGCTGAATTCCACCCCGATGATGCTCGAGCAATGGGCATTAGAAATGGAGAAAAAATAAAGGTAGTTTCTCGAAGGGGTTCTTGTGTATTACCTGCTTCAATAAACGAAAGAGGATTACCAACCAAAGGGCAAGTTTTTGTTCCATTTTTTGATGAGAATATGATGATCAACGATGTCACTTTAGACTCTTTTTGTCCAATCTCAAAAGAGCCCGATTTTAAAAAGTGTGCTGTTAAAATTGAAAAAGCATAG
- the dsrP gene encoding sulfate reduction electron transfer complex DsrMKJOP subunit DsrP, translated as MSRLRVFGSLVKDSLDVITHGSKKYHIWMAFLTFVMLVGMYCYSVQLDQGLSVTGMTDRVSWGLYISNFTFLVGVAAAAVMLVMPTYVLKDIDFKQAVLIGEGIAVAALIMCLAFVVADMGGPSVLWHMIPGIGVFNFPNSMLTWDVLVLNGYLFLNISIPFYILFKHYQGKKSNSKVYIPGALLSVFWAVAIHLVTAFLYQGLQARPFWNNALLGPRFLASAFAAGPALIILVLAVIRTFTAFKIKNKTLRKIAMVVTVAAQINLIMLISELFKEFYAPTHHSESAYYLFFGLDGKTALLPWIWTSISLNVLATVILTFHKLRNNSKILYFACFILFVAIWIEKGFGLIVPGFIPGPYGKIAEYTPTGIEIGVTLGIWALGAFVFTMLAKTAIKIETGALRFRKKES; from the coding sequence ATGAGTCGACTTAGAGTTTTTGGTAGTTTAGTTAAAGACAGTTTGGATGTCATTACCCATGGTTCTAAAAAATACCATATCTGGATGGCTTTTTTAACTTTTGTTATGTTGGTCGGAATGTATTGTTATTCCGTTCAATTGGATCAGGGTTTAAGTGTTACTGGGATGACCGATAGAGTTAGTTGGGGTCTCTATATTTCTAATTTTACATTTTTGGTTGGAGTGGCCGCTGCGGCCGTTATGTTGGTAATGCCTACCTATGTCTTAAAAGATATTGATTTTAAGCAGGCCGTACTTATAGGAGAAGGAATAGCGGTTGCCGCACTCATTATGTGTTTGGCCTTTGTGGTTGCAGATATGGGAGGACCTTCCGTATTGTGGCATATGATACCTGGGATAGGAGTCTTTAATTTTCCTAACTCAATGCTCACCTGGGATGTGCTGGTACTAAATGGTTATCTATTTTTGAATATCAGTATTCCATTTTACATATTGTTCAAACATTACCAAGGGAAAAAGTCAAATTCAAAAGTTTATATTCCCGGAGCTCTTTTATCTGTTTTTTGGGCGGTGGCAATTCATTTGGTGACGGCATTCCTTTATCAGGGATTACAGGCTCGCCCATTTTGGAACAATGCACTTCTTGGACCACGTTTTTTGGCTTCTGCATTCGCAGCCGGCCCAGCTCTGATAATTTTAGTGTTGGCTGTTATACGAACTTTTACTGCGTTCAAAATCAAGAACAAAACCTTGAGAAAAATTGCCATGGTAGTTACGGTGGCGGCCCAAATAAATTTAATAATGTTGATTTCTGAACTTTTCAAAGAATTTTATGCACCAACACATCATAGTGAAAGTGCCTATTATCTTTTCTTTGGATTGGATGGTAAAACAGCTTTATTGCCTTGGATATGGACATCCATTTCCTTAAATGTTCTGGCAACCGTAATCCTGACATTCCATAAACTTCGCAATAACTCGAAAATACTATATTTTGCTTGCTTTATTTTATTTGTGGCCATATGGATTGAAAAAGGGTTTGGTTTGATTGTTCCTGGTTTTATTCCAGGACCTTATGGAAAAATTGCAGAATATACACCCACGGGAATTGAGATTGGCGTAACATTGGGTATTTGGGCTCTAGGAGCTTTTGTGTTCACAATGCTTGCAAAAACAGCGATTAAAATTGAAACAGGAGCACTTAGATTTCGGAAAAAAGAATCTTGA
- a CDS encoding ABC transporter permease, with protein MLKILKYSFYDLMRSRWSYVYFLFYLALGFVLLFLNNDLAKAVITLMNVIIVLVPLISTIFGVMYFYNSKEFTELLLAQPLKRTSIFLGQYLGVAGSLMMSLVLGLGIPFILYGLFRSDAIWDFSLLLITGAFLTLIFTALAFNIALSNENKIKGFGYAVLLWLFLAVIYDGLFLLSLIIFEEYPLDSFSLVATMLNPIDLSRTLILLKLDISALLGYTGAVFKSFFGTNLGLMISIVMLLFWTVLPIWRLAYKSKRKDF; from the coding sequence ATGCTTAAGATTCTTAAATATAGTTTTTACGATTTAATGCGTAGTCGCTGGAGTTATGTGTATTTTTTATTCTATTTGGCACTGGGCTTTGTCCTTTTGTTTTTGAATAATGACCTTGCTAAAGCTGTAATTACCTTGATGAATGTTATCATTGTACTGGTGCCCTTGATAAGTACCATTTTTGGTGTAATGTATTTCTACAATTCCAAAGAATTTACAGAATTACTTCTGGCACAGCCATTGAAACGTACTTCAATCTTTTTAGGGCAGTACCTTGGTGTTGCCGGTTCATTAATGATGAGCTTGGTATTGGGATTGGGAATACCATTTATTCTTTACGGATTGTTCCGAAGCGATGCTATTTGGGATTTTTCACTCTTATTGATAACTGGTGCGTTTTTGACCTTAATTTTTACGGCCTTGGCTTTTAATATAGCCTTGTCTAATGAAAACAAAATTAAGGGATTTGGATACGCAGTTTTATTATGGTTATTTCTTGCTGTTATCTATGATGGACTCTTTTTATTATCACTTATCATATTTGAGGAGTACCCTTTAGATTCTTTCTCTTTGGTTGCGACAATGCTCAACCCAATAGATTTGTCTCGTACACTTATTTTGTTAAAGCTTGATATTTCTGCTCTTTTGGGCTATACAGGAGCTGTATTTAAATCGTTTTTTGGAACCAATTTGGGTTTAATGATTTCAATTGTCATGTTGTTGTTTTGGACTGTACTTCCTATTTGGAGATTAGCCTATAAATCTAAGAGGAAGGACTTTTAG
- a CDS encoding nitrate reductase cytochrome c-type subunit, which yields MKRLAVISLFVILFIAFIAIWNYSYQSGLEEAYIPIENNNPTSIIPSETGVFQRSEYALDYANMPMDKDHQRTLTTYYDNRAYHGAPPSIPHAVIDELNVGGNACLKCHQNGGFTEKFNAYAPVVPHPEMVNCRQCHVVQNTQTLFKSGFYAQVSAPEVGINNALVGSPPVIPHQIQMHENCLSCHAGPSAPKEIRVTHPERINCRQCHVLNNKKNTDVGVFLRAKK from the coding sequence ATGAAGAGATTAGCTGTCATTTCATTGTTCGTAATTCTTTTCATTGCATTTATTGCCATATGGAACTATAGTTATCAATCAGGGCTGGAGGAAGCCTATATCCCTATTGAGAACAATAACCCCACTTCGATAATCCCATCGGAAACTGGTGTTTTTCAACGTTCCGAGTACGCCTTGGATTACGCCAATATGCCAATGGATAAAGATCATCAAAGAACATTGACCACATATTATGACAATAGGGCATATCATGGAGCACCACCAAGCATTCCCCATGCCGTAATTGATGAGCTAAATGTGGGTGGAAATGCTTGTTTGAAATGTCATCAGAACGGTGGATTTACTGAAAAATTCAATGCTTACGCTCCAGTTGTTCCCCATCCCGAAATGGTCAATTGTAGACAATGTCACGTAGTCCAGAATACACAAACATTATTCAAAAGTGGATTCTATGCGCAGGTTTCGGCACCTGAAGTTGGGATTAACAATGCTTTGGTTGGGAGCCCTCCAGTGATTCCTCATCAGATACAAATGCATGAGAATTGTTTATCATGTCATGCAGGACCAAGTGCTCCGAAAGAAATTCGGGTTACTCACCCTGAACGAATAAATTGTAGGCAATGTCATGTACTTAATAATAAAAAGAACACGGACGTCGGTGTATTTTTAAGAGCTAAAAAATAA
- a CDS encoding 4Fe-4S dicluster domain-containing protein: MNDNNKKWFSLNLGGTKKESPGSCGCGKTSGTCNSHQEPMNEEKFLQAAVDASIGEERTKDGFEQVFDVKMDRRSAFKKLTASLMIGAGAVSTSCSMIAGEETKEKAQIDWEEQFKGNYKLMSDEEKGSTVERLVRSYQLRTGKTISMSSQNAEEDVLFGYAFNISKCQGYMDCVSACVEENNQDRSSQMEYIRIHEMKDGKGFNFNEADDNYYHEVPAEGHFYMGTQCFHCDNPPCVDVCPVQATWREDDGLVVIDYDWCVGCRYCMAACPYDGRRFNWSRPEVPEEEVNKNQHYLGNRMRKKGVMEKCTFCVQRSRAGQNPACVDACPTGARIFGNLLDPNSTIRWVLENKKVFRLKEDLGTEPKFWYFMD, translated from the coding sequence ATGAACGATAATAATAAAAAATGGTTTTCACTAAACCTCGGTGGCACAAAAAAGGAATCACCAGGTTCTTGTGGATGTGGAAAAACCTCAGGTACTTGTAATAGCCATCAAGAGCCAATGAACGAAGAAAAATTCTTGCAAGCGGCGGTTGATGCTTCTATTGGGGAAGAGAGAACTAAAGATGGTTTTGAGCAAGTCTTTGATGTAAAAATGGATAGAAGGTCGGCTTTTAAAAAACTTACGGCTAGTTTAATGATAGGTGCTGGAGCGGTTTCTACATCATGTAGTATGATTGCAGGGGAGGAAACCAAGGAAAAAGCTCAAATAGATTGGGAAGAACAATTTAAGGGCAACTATAAATTAATGTCCGATGAGGAGAAGGGATCAACGGTTGAGAGATTGGTTCGTTCGTACCAGTTGCGCACAGGAAAAACAATAAGTATGTCCTCCCAGAATGCAGAAGAAGATGTGCTTTTTGGGTATGCTTTCAACATCTCTAAATGCCAGGGGTATATGGATTGTGTGAGTGCCTGTGTTGAAGAAAACAACCAAGATAGAAGCTCACAAATGGAATACATCCGTATTCATGAAATGAAAGATGGAAAGGGCTTTAATTTTAATGAAGCGGATGATAATTATTATCATGAGGTTCCTGCAGAAGGCCATTTTTATATGGGCACACAATGTTTTCATTGTGACAACCCTCCCTGTGTAGATGTTTGCCCCGTACAAGCAACTTGGCGAGAGGACGACGGCTTGGTGGTTATTGATTATGATTGGTGTGTAGGTTGTCGCTACTGTATGGCAGCTTGTCCCTATGATGGTCGGCGTTTTAATTGGAGCAGACCGGAAGTGCCTGAGGAAGAAGTGAACAAGAACCAGCATTACTTAGGTAATCGGATGCGTAAAAAAGGGGTGATGGAAAAATGTACTTTTTGTGTCCAGCGTTCCAGAGCAGGTCAAAATCCAGCCTGTGTAGATGCATGTCCTACCGGAGCACGTATTTTTGGAAATCTGTTAGACCCAAATAGTACAATAAGATGGGTACTTGAGAATAAAAAAGTATTTAGGCTTAAAGAAGATTTGGGAACAGAACCAAAGTTCTGGTATTTCATGGATTAA
- a CDS encoding ABC transporter ATP-binding protein produces the protein MIRIEDLHKKFGKNQVLSNLDLDITGGGIFAVLGPNGSGKTTLIKSILGMVVPNKGNISVLAESIKKNWKYRQEIDYLPQIANFPGNLKVKELIRMIKDLREKNSNETELIALFGLEPFLDKKLGTLSGGTKQKVNIVLTFMFDSPLIILDEPTTGLDPASLIKLKELILKEKNNDKTILITTHIMQFVEEMADEIVYLLEGNIYFKGSIEDLMTKTKQTDFEHAIAAISTQTANA, from the coding sequence ATGATAAGAATAGAAGATCTACATAAAAAATTTGGTAAAAACCAAGTATTGTCCAATTTGGACCTAGATATAACAGGAGGTGGCATTTTTGCCGTTCTTGGCCCTAATGGCTCAGGAAAGACCACATTGATAAAAAGTATTTTAGGAATGGTTGTACCCAACAAAGGGAATATTTCTGTTCTTGCAGAATCAATAAAAAAGAATTGGAAGTACCGCCAAGAAATTGATTATTTGCCTCAAATAGCCAATTTTCCTGGAAACCTTAAGGTTAAGGAATTGATACGCATGATCAAAGACTTGCGCGAAAAGAATAGTAATGAAACTGAGTTGATAGCTCTTTTTGGTTTAGAGCCTTTTTTGGACAAAAAATTGGGAACTCTTTCTGGGGGTACGAAGCAAAAGGTGAATATTGTTTTAACCTTTATGTTCGATAGCCCTTTAATTATTCTGGATGAGCCAACAACCGGTTTGGATCCAGCATCACTTATTAAATTAAAAGAACTGATTCTTAAAGAAAAGAATAACGACAAGACTATCTTAATTACCACTCATATTATGCAATTTGTAGAAGAAATGGCTGATGAGATTGTATACCTATTAGAAGGTAATATTTATTTTAAAGGTAGTATTGAAGATTTGATGACAAAGACCAAGCAAACCGATTTTGAACATGCCATAGCGGCCATATCAACCCAGACTGCAAATGCTTAA
- a CDS encoding cytochrome c3 family protein — MKNTYQILYILSCLFLFSGAFSSCKHKEGEYHSITDKIEAESKDYDGTSISSEDYIMDIKTIEVTKDDHTFLIPEHKSQIKSYACTECHSKPLEQMQSGTAKKAHWDIDLSHADSNTMNCITCHDGKNMDELASLTGASIDFNRSYQTCMQCHTKQFDDWIGGGHGKKVGGWAPPRVSMTCVNCHNPHKPHFESRWPARFNTQKIKERK, encoded by the coding sequence ATGAAGAACACGTATCAAATACTATACATTTTAAGTTGCCTATTCCTTTTCAGCGGTGCTTTTTCTTCATGCAAACATAAAGAAGGAGAGTATCATAGCATTACGGATAAGATAGAGGCTGAAAGTAAAGATTATGACGGAACCTCAATTTCTTCTGAGGATTATATTATGGATATAAAAACTATCGAAGTTACTAAAGATGACCATACATTCCTGATACCAGAACATAAGAGCCAAATAAAATCCTATGCATGCACCGAGTGCCATTCTAAACCTTTGGAACAAATGCAAAGCGGAACAGCAAAGAAGGCACATTGGGACATTGATTTGTCACATGCCGATTCGAATACCATGAATTGCATAACGTGTCATGATGGAAAAAATATGGATGAGCTAGCAAGTCTTACGGGAGCATCCATTGATTTTAATAGAAGTTACCAAACATGTATGCAATGCCATACCAAACAATTTGATGATTGGATAGGGGGCGGACATGGTAAAAAAGTTGGAGGATGGGCACCACCAAGGGTTTCGATGACCTGCGTGAATTGCCATAACCCTCATAAACCACATTTTGAGTCTAGATGGCCTGCACGATTCAACACTCAAAAAATTAAAGAAAGAAAGTAG
- a CDS encoding nitrous oxide reductase family maturation protein NosD: MIKSKQLITVFVFFIGITLWGKTIEVCIDCEVKTIKNGVALAADFDTILVKKGTYKEFNIVIDKPLTVIGVNYPIIDGEDQGEIITIVSDNVTIDGLFIINVGTSYTSDYAAIRVVKSKNFLIQNVVLEKLFFGIYLEKSKDGRVFHNNIIGDAVEEYNSGNGIQLWYCQNIEVEQNIVQHVRDGIYLEFSDDITIKNNTSSNNVRYGLHFMFSNDDVYENNLFENNGAGVAVMFSKKIKMLNNVFKKNWGTASFGLLLKEINDAEIRGNTFEENTIGINIEGSNRIVYENNGFVRNGWAVKVRGACYTNSFKNNNFLYNSFDISYNSKLNDNVFEKNYWSNYTGYDLDKDGIGDVPYRPVKLFSYIVNRTPETIVLLRSLFMDIIDFSEKVSPVFTPDNLLDAMPLMKTSE; this comes from the coding sequence ATGATTAAGTCAAAACAATTAATAACCGTATTTGTTTTCTTCATTGGCATTACCTTATGGGGTAAAACCATTGAAGTTTGTATTGATTGTGAAGTTAAAACAATTAAAAACGGGGTGGCCTTAGCTGCTGATTTTGACACAATATTAGTTAAAAAGGGAACGTACAAAGAATTTAATATTGTCATAGACAAACCATTGACTGTTATAGGAGTTAATTACCCTATAATTGATGGTGAAGACCAAGGTGAAATCATTACAATTGTTTCTGATAATGTAACGATTGATGGGCTTTTTATCATTAATGTAGGTACAAGTTATACCAGTGATTATGCGGCTATACGGGTGGTTAAAAGCAAAAATTTCCTTATACAAAATGTGGTCTTGGAGAAATTATTCTTTGGTATTTATCTTGAGAAATCAAAGGATGGCAGAGTCTTTCACAATAACATTATAGGTGATGCGGTCGAGGAGTACAATTCTGGCAATGGTATTCAATTATGGTATTGTCAAAACATTGAAGTAGAGCAGAACATTGTTCAGCATGTTCGTGATGGTATTTATCTTGAATTTTCCGATGATATCACAATCAAGAATAATACCAGCTCAAACAATGTTCGTTATGGGCTGCATTTCATGTTTTCAAATGATGATGTATATGAGAACAATTTATTTGAAAACAATGGGGCAGGAGTGGCAGTAATGTTCTCAAAGAAGATAAAAATGCTCAATAATGTATTCAAGAAAAATTGGGGAACAGCTTCTTTTGGTTTGCTGTTAAAAGAAATCAATGATGCTGAGATTAGGGGCAATACATTTGAAGAGAACACAATAGGCATCAATATAGAAGGTTCTAATAGGATAGTTTATGAAAACAATGGTTTTGTTAGAAATGGTTGGGCGGTAAAAGTCCGTGGAGCTTGTTATACCAATTCTTTTAAGAATAATAACTTCCTATATAATTCTTTTGATATTTCCTATAATAGCAAATTGAATGATAATGTCTTCGAAAAAAATTATTGGAGCAACTATACGGGATATGACCTGGACAAGGATGGGATTGGTGATGTGCCCTACCGTCCTGTAAAATTGTTTTCATACATTGTAAACCGTACTCCAGAGACAATTGTCCTGTTGCGTAGTTTGTTTATGGACATAATTGATTTCTCAGAAAAAGTATCACCAGTTTTTACGCCAGATAACTTATTGGATGCCATGCCGTTAATGAAAACATCAGAATGA
- a CDS encoding group III truncated hemoglobin, with translation MKGSEDHNMKKKHDIGNRADITLLVETFYTKIRADEVLGPIFNGIIKDWGSHLTLLIDFWETQLLLIRKYHGNPILAHQEVDEKMSHEINPEHFGLWLNLWFETLDELFEGETVWVAKNRAQKMSTMLYMKMYENRTQNS, from the coding sequence ATGAAAGGTTCGGAAGACCATAATATGAAGAAAAAACATGACATTGGAAATAGGGCTGATATCACATTGTTGGTAGAAACCTTCTACACAAAGATTAGGGCCGATGAAGTTTTGGGTCCTATTTTTAATGGCATTATAAAAGACTGGGGTAGTCACTTGACTCTACTCATCGATTTTTGGGAAACACAACTTTTGTTGATTCGAAAATATCATGGAAACCCAATTCTTGCCCATCAGGAGGTCGATGAGAAAATGAGCCATGAAATTAACCCGGAACATTTTGGTTTATGGCTAAACCTATGGTTTGAGACCTTGGATGAACTATTCGAAGGAGAGACAGTCTGGGTAGCAAAAAATCGTGCTCAGAAAATGTCGACAATGCTTTACATGAAGATGTACGAAAACAGAACTCAAAATTCCTAA
- a CDS encoding acetyl-CoA hydrolase/transferase family protein translates to MDNSFKKVSIEEAISIVKSGDRIFVQGAAMTPNTLVNALCEQRYKELEDVEVVSIHTDGEVKYAIPPYSQAFKINSCFVGGNVRKAVNTNQGDYIPIFLSEIGLLFRRNVLPLDVAIVQVSPPDRHGFCSLGVSVDVVLPAIQTAKKVIAQVNPHVPRTHGDGIIHVRNIDFAIDVDDPIHTYNPTELTETDELIGRHVAELIEDGATLQLGIGNIPNAVLNNLGNHKRLGVHTEMFSDGLLPLVEKGIVTGEDKIMNVRKIVTSFAAGSQDLYDFINDNPLVQFKEAAYTNDTAVIRRNPKVTAINSAIEIDLTGQICADSIGYRHFSGVGGQMDFIRGARLSEGGKPIFALSSQTGRGVSKITSHLREGAGVTTTRAHVNYIATEYGVVSLFGKNLHQRAKALISIAHPDHREALEKAAYERFGRP, encoded by the coding sequence ATGGACAATTCATTCAAAAAAGTTTCAATTGAAGAAGCAATCTCAATTGTAAAATCTGGTGATCGCATTTTTGTTCAAGGAGCAGCGATGACTCCAAATACCCTGGTAAATGCATTATGTGAACAAAGATATAAAGAACTCGAGGATGTTGAAGTGGTATCAATCCACACCGATGGAGAAGTTAAATATGCAATCCCCCCATACAGCCAGGCATTTAAAATCAACAGTTGTTTTGTAGGAGGAAACGTTAGAAAAGCGGTTAACACGAACCAAGGAGATTATATTCCAATCTTTTTAAGCGAAATAGGCCTTTTGTTCCGAAGAAATGTTCTTCCCCTTGATGTTGCAATTGTACAAGTTTCCCCACCGGACCGTCACGGATTTTGTTCTTTGGGAGTTTCAGTGGACGTTGTTCTACCAGCGATTCAAACGGCCAAAAAAGTTATTGCCCAGGTTAACCCTCATGTTCCAAGAACACATGGAGATGGTATTATTCATGTACGTAATATTGACTTCGCGATAGATGTAGACGACCCCATACATACGTATAACCCAACAGAACTCACAGAAACAGATGAACTAATAGGTAGACATGTTGCAGAATTGATTGAAGATGGGGCTACTTTACAATTGGGAATTGGTAATATCCCAAATGCTGTATTGAACAATTTGGGTAATCATAAGCGATTGGGTGTACATACTGAAATGTTTTCGGACGGACTTTTACCATTGGTAGAAAAAGGTATCGTTACGGGAGAGGATAAAATTATGAATGTAAGAAAGATTGTAACTTCTTTCGCAGCTGGGTCCCAAGATTTATATGATTTTATCAATGACAATCCACTGGTACAGTTTAAAGAAGCTGCCTATACAAATGATACCGCGGTAATCAGAAGAAACCCTAAAGTAACCGCCATTAACAGTGCAATAGAAATAGACCTTACAGGACAAATTTGTGCCGATAGCATCGGCTACAGACATTTTTCCGGTGTAGGTGGTCAAATGGACTTTATTAGAGGCGCAAGGCTTTCTGAAGGAGGTAAACCAATCTTTGCACTATCTTCGCAAACCGGTAGGGGAGTTTCGAAAATAACCTCTCATTTGCGGGAAGGTGCAGGTGTTACAACCACAAGGGCTCACGTTAACTATATTGCAACTGAGTATGGAGTGGTGAGTCTGTTTGGTAAAAACCTCCACCAACGGGCAAAAGCATTAATTTCTATAGCACATCCCGACCACCGAGAGGCCTTGGAAAAAGCAGCGTATGAAAGGTTCGGAAGACCATAA